A region from the Oceanidesulfovibrio marinus genome encodes:
- a CDS encoding GAF domain-containing protein, whose translation MPEHTKSSASRRELEDRIRTLEEQARLTLDILEMASSLGDFQTSINKLHEPNQILAETAERISRFVSFHATAFYLVDEDNNDFVLASCEPSIHEEIIRREVSHLIDTGIFAMAIRENRPITVYSQDGNHRLVLHVLATSSRVRGMFIGLTTRTERSISSILLALLSIVLKNCANAIESFELYQFFYKSRSE comes from the coding sequence TACGGACCCTCGAGGAGCAAGCCCGGCTGACTCTGGATATCCTGGAGATGGCGTCGTCTCTGGGGGACTTTCAGACATCCATCAACAAGCTCCACGAACCGAACCAGATTCTTGCGGAAACCGCCGAGCGCATCTCGCGTTTCGTGAGCTTCCACGCCACGGCCTTCTACCTGGTGGACGAGGACAACAACGATTTTGTCCTCGCCTCGTGCGAGCCCTCCATCCATGAGGAGATCATCCGGCGCGAGGTCTCCCACCTCATCGATACCGGCATCTTTGCCATGGCCATCCGCGAGAACCGGCCCATCACCGTGTACTCCCAGGACGGCAACCATCGGCTCGTGCTCCACGTGCTGGCCACCAGCTCCCGCGTGCGCGGCATGTTCATCGGCCTGACCACCCGCACGGAGCGCAGCATCTCCTCCATCCTCCTGGCGCTCCTCTCCATCGTGCTCAAGAACTGCGCCAACGCCATCGAGAGCTTCGAGCTCTACCAGTTCTTCTACAAGAGCCGTAGCGAGTAG